One window of the Candidatus Chryseobacterium colombiense genome contains the following:
- a CDS encoding MoxR family ATPase has protein sequence MMELRASLEKVKTEIAKVIVGQEDMIEHLLAALLSNGHVLIEGVPGVAKTITAKLLAKTIDVDFSRIQFTPDLMPSDILGTSVFSVKNSEFEFKKGPIFSNFVLIDEINRSPAKTQSALFEVMEERQITMDGIRYTMDEPFLVVATQNPIEHEGTYRLPEAQLDRFLFKINVKYPNLEQEIAIIKNQHESKKEDKTDVVERVITAQQLKNYQHLVKEIIVESQLIEYIAKIIINTRENQFLYLGASPRASLALLTASKAFAALRGRDFVTPEDIKEASYAVLRHRVIVSPEREMEGLTADEIIRQILEGIEIPR, from the coding sequence ATGATGGAACTTCGTGCAAGTTTGGAGAAAGTAAAAACTGAAATCGCTAAGGTGATTGTTGGTCAGGAAGACATGATAGAGCATCTTTTGGCAGCTCTCTTATCAAATGGTCATGTTCTTATAGAAGGGGTTCCGGGAGTAGCAAAAACCATTACGGCAAAATTACTGGCTAAAACGATTGATGTGGATTTCAGCAGAATCCAGTTTACTCCGGATCTAATGCCTTCGGATATTTTGGGAACCTCTGTTTTCAGTGTGAAAAATTCTGAATTTGAGTTTAAAAAAGGCCCAATTTTTTCCAATTTTGTTCTGATTGATGAGATCAACAGATCACCGGCGAAAACACAGTCGGCTCTTTTTGAAGTAATGGAAGAAAGGCAGATCACCATGGATGGAATCCGTTATACGATGGATGAGCCCTTTTTAGTTGTGGCTACTCAAAACCCTATTGAACATGAAGGTACGTACAGACTTCCTGAAGCTCAGCTGGACCGTTTCCTTTTTAAGATCAATGTAAAATATCCGAATCTTGAACAGGAAATTGCGATCATTAAAAATCAGCATGAAAGTAAAAAAGAAGATAAGACGGATGTTGTAGAACGTGTCATTACGGCTCAACAGCTTAAAAATTATCAGCATTTGGTAAAAGAGATCATTGTAGAATCTCAGCTGATAGAATATATTGCTAAAATCATCATCAATACCAGAGAAAATCAGTTTTTATACTTAGGAGCTTCTCCAAGAGCAAGTTTGGCATTATTAACGGCTTCAAAAGCTTTTGCCGCATTGAGAGGAAGAGATTTCGTAACTCCGGAAGATATCAAAGAGGCAAGCTATGCGGTATTGAGACACAGAGTGATCGTTTCCCCTGAAAGAGAAATGGAAGGCTTAACTGCTGATGAAATCATCCGACAAATTTTAGAGGGAATAGAAATTCCTAGATAG